In a single window of the Numenius arquata chromosome 22, bNumArq3.hap1.1, whole genome shotgun sequence genome:
- the CDON gene encoding cell adhesion molecule-related/down-regulated by oncogenes — MHPDPGRLQALLCIAAAGLAAATTSDLTPHFISEPLSTVQKPGGPVQLHCSAEPSTARLSWLFNGEPLDSKVGEVEIQSGALTILSLGLSTSGHYQCVANSSVGAIVSRPATVSMGSLADFDASVKPAVAAEEGGSAFIGCEVPESNPKAQVRFQVQGKWLEQSTDNYLILPSGNLQILNVSLEDRGSYKCAAYNPVTHDLRTELTGRKLIVTRSSSGSSDILHPASPQHLAVPLHSPLTLECVASGSPPAALRWVKDGRDALETGGWELLHSHLVTHRLEASDSGNYSCLLENESGVVKYVNYSLTILEPASISKGLQDETVAAGATVHFWCDVRGSPAPTLSWFHNAAPLWLSPRHLPTGNRLRIRGVTPQDSGLYQCVANNGLGSVQSTGRLRVQPGKGSSPVIVSPPASVTVVDGGDVTLSCNATGLPVPAIRWYDSRGPITSRPSQVLHSKLQKPPWAASGSAVADATSSSTVSQAGWSSLHVRKVTPARGGDYTCEAVNEHGSVVAKASLTVVPPETGPKAREMKTAWSHESGGDFDAEAAFSSPAPTTAHWEAVGTEEAWRAPAPPEAPIILSPPQTLKPDVYNLVWRAGRDGGSPINAYFVKYRKLEDGSGAAGSWQTVRVPGSESQLRLAELEPSSLYEVLMVARSAAGEGQPAMLTFRTSKERTSSSKNTQAPSPPVGLPKHPVVHEGTNNFGVVLPDLSRHSGVPEAPDRPTISTASESSVYVTWIPRANGGSPITAFKVEYKRLGRNSDWLVAAENISPSKLSVEVRNLEPGEMYRFRVIAVNTYGESPRSAASRPYQVAGFTSRFSNRPVAGPHIAYTEAISDTQIMLKWTYITSSNNNTPIQGFYIYYRPTDSDNDSDYKRDIVEGTKQWHLINHLQPETSYDIKMQCYNEGGESEYSNVMICETKVKRTPGASEYPMKDLSTPPNPPDRAGGSGAGPSNGPVRSSDMLYLIVGCVLGVMVLILIVFIAMCLWKNRQQNAMQKYDPPGYLYQGADVTGQMIEYTTLPGTSRVNSSVHGSFISNGGLSNGCPHLHHKVTNGVNGMMSGGAGLYPGHTNSLPRTHVDYDHPHHLLNGGGMYTAVPQADPSECISCRNCRNNNRCFTKIKGAFSSSALPILPVAAPYPQEGLEMKPLNPHVMVAMCLASAGPECGALCPQEEGKENAGPPCARHPCCREAVDHLSGDPTEGDNCVHSETSNHVLSWSPLLLQPVSKDCNEKPGWNSSGVALNGSGDLRQLQLQET, encoded by the exons ATGCATCCGGATCCCGGACGCTTACAGGCACTGCTCTGCATTGCTGCCGCCGGCCTCGCCGCTGCCACCACGTCAG attTAACTCCCCATTTTATTTCTGAGCCCTTATCTACTGTCCAGAAGCCTGGTGGGCCCGTACAGCTCCACTGCTCTGCTGAGCCCTCCACGGCTCGCCTTTCCTGGCTGTTCAATGGGGAGCCTCTGGACAGCAAGGTGGGAGAGGTGGAAATCCAGTCGGGAGCTTTGACAATCCTCTCCCTTGGCCTGTCGACGTCTGGGCACTACCAGTGCGTGGCCAACAGCAGCGTGGGCGCCATTGTGAGCAGGCCCGCAACGGTATCCATGGGCA GTCTGGCTGATTTCGATGCCTCGGTGAAACCTGCTGTTGCAGCAGAAGAAGGAGGTTCAGCTTTCATTGGGTGCGAGGTGCCAGAAAGTAACCCCAAAGCACAGGTTCGCTTTCAAGTGCAGGGGAAATGGCTGGAACAATCCACAG ACAACTACCTAATTCTTCCATCTGGAAACCTGCAGATTTTGAACGTATCTTTAGAAGACAGAGGGTCCTATAAATGTGCAGCGTACAACCCAGTTACCCACGATCTCCGAACAGAGCTCACTGGACGTAAGCTCATAGTCACAC GCTCCTCCTCGGGCAGCTCCGACATCCTGCACCCCGCGTCCCCCCAGCACCTGGCAGTGCCCCTGCACAGCCCCCTGACCCTGGAGTGCGTGGCCAGCGggtcccctcccgccgccctgcGCTGGGTGAAGGACGGCCGGGACGCGCTGGAGACAGGCgggtgggagctgctgcactCCCACCTGGTGACCCACAGGCTCGAGGCCtcggactctgggaattactccTGCCTGCTGGAAAACGAATCTGGAGTAGTGAAATACGTTAACTATTCGCTTACTATACTtg AACCTGCCTCGATCTCCAAGGGGCTGCAGGATGAAACTGTGGCCGCTGGCGCCACTGTGCATTTCTGGTGTGATGTCCGcggcagccccgctcccacccTCTCCTGGTTCCACAACGCAGCCCCCCTCTGGCTCTCCCCACGGCATCTGCCCACGGGGAACCGCCTGCGCATCCGCGGCGTCACCCCCCAGGACTCCGGCTTGTACCAGTGCGTGGCAAACAACGGGCTGGGATCTGTGCAGTCCACGGGGAGACTTCGCGTCCAGCCAG GCAAAGGCTCCAGCCCAGTTATAGTCTCTCCGCCAGCAAGTGTCACTGTGGTAGATGGTGGGGACGTTACACTGTCCTGCAATGCCACTGGCCTGCCCGTCCCCGCCATCCGTTGGTACGACAGCAGAGGACCCATCACCAGCCGCCCTTCCCAGGTGCTTCATTCCAAACTGCAGAAGCCTCCTTGGGCAGCGTCAGGCAGCGCTGTGGCAGAtgccaccagctcctccaccGTGTCCCAGGCGGGCTGGAGCTCCTTGCACGTGAGGAAGGTGACTCCCGCGCGTGGCGGGGACTACACGTGTGAAGCTGTCAACGAGCACGGCTCCGTGGTGGCCAAAGCCTCCCTCACAGTCG TTCCTCCAGAAACTGGCCCCAAAGCCCGAGAAATGAAGACTGCCTGGAGCCATGAAAGCGGTGGCGATTTTGATGCCGAGGCGGCGTTTTCAAGCCCGGCTCCAACAACAGCGCATTGGGAGGCGgtggggacggaggaagcctggCGGGCACCTGCCCCCCCCGAGGCCCCCATCATCCTCAGCCCCCCGCAGACGCTGAAGCCCGACGTGtacaacctggtctggcgggcagggagggatgggggctCCCCCATCAACGCCTATTTTGTCAAGTACCGCAAG ctggagGACGGGTCCGGCGCAGCGGGCAGCTGGCAGACGGTGCGTGTCCCCGGCAGCGAGAGCCAGCTGCGCCTGGCCGAGCTGGAGCCCTCCAGCCTCTACGAGGTCCTGATGGTGGCCCGGAGCGCGGCCGGCGAGGGCCAGCCTGCCATGCTCACCTTCCGCACCAGCAAAG AAAGAACATCATCCTCGAAAAACACTCAGGCCCCGTCTCCACCGGTGGGCCTTCCTAAACACCCCGTTGTGCACGAAGGGACAAATAATTTCGGCGTCGTCCTTCCAGACCTGTCTCGGCACAGCGGAG TGCCAGAAGCTCCTGACCGACCCACGATCTCCACGGCATCAGAATCCTCCGTCTACGTCACGTGGATCCCACGAGCGAACGGCGGCTCCCCCATTACGGCCTTTAAAGTGGAGTATAAACGCCTGGGTCGAAACAGTGACTGGCTCGTTGCAGCCGAGAACATTTCTCCTTCCAAGCTTTCTGTGGAAGTTCGTAACTTGGAGCCAG GCGAAATGTATAGGTTCCGTGTGATTGCCGTGAACACTTACGGGGAGAGCCCACGCAGTGCAGCATCTCGCCCTTACCAAGTAGCTGGGTTTACCAGCCGCTTTTCCAACCGTCCCGTCGCGGGACCCCACATCGCTTACACTGAAGCCATCAGCGACACTCAGATCATGTTAAAATGGACG tATATCACGTCGAGCAACAACAACACGCCCATCCAAGGATTTTATATCTATTATCGGCCTACGGACAGTGACAATGACAGTGACTACAAGAGGGATATCGTGGAAG GTACGAAGCAATGGCACTTGATAAATCACCTGCAGCCAGAAACATCTTATGACATTAAGATGCAGTGCTATAACGAGGGCGGTGAGAGCGAGTACAGCAACGTGATGATCTGTGAAACCAAAG TGAAACGCACACCGGGAGCATCCGAATATCCAATGAAGGACCTGAGTACCCCACCGAACCCGCCCGAccgggctggggggagcggaGCCGGCCCTTCTAACGGCCCCGTTCGCAGCAGCGACATGCTCTACCTGATCGTGGGCTGCGTCCTGGGCGTGATGGTCCTTATTCTCATCGTTTTCATCGCCATGTGCCTGTGGAAGAACCGTCAGCAGAACGCCATGCAGA AATACGACCCTCCCGGCTATCTCTACCAAGGGGCGGATGTCACTGGGCAAATGATCGAGTACACGACCTTGCCTGGCACAAGCCGCGTCAACAGCAGCGTCCACGGCAGCTTCATCAGCAACGGCGGCCTGAGCAATGGCTGTCCCCACCTCCATCACAAAGTCACCAATGGAGTCAACGGGATGATGAGCGGAGGAGCCGGGCTGTACCCGGGACACACCAACTCCCTGCCCAGGACCCACGTGGACTACGACCATCCCCACCACCTCCTGAAC ggcGGTGGGATGTACACGGCAGTGCCGCAGGCAGACCCCTCGGAGTGCATCAGTTGCCGGAATTGCCGGAACAATAACAG GTGTTTCACCAAAATCAAAGGCGCTTTCAGCAGCAGCGCGCTCCCCATCCTGCCCGTGGCCGCACCTTACCCGCAGGAGGGTTTGGAGATGAAACCCCTGAATCCCCACGTCATGGTGGCCATGTGCTTGGCCTCCGCCGGCCCGGAGTGCGGTGCCCTGTGCCcgcaggaggagggcaaggagaaCGCCGGGCCACCCTGCGCCCGGCACCCCTGCTGCCGAGAGGCTGTGGACCATCTCTCCGGGGATCCCACCGAGG GTGACAACTGCGTGCACTCGGAAACATCAAACCATGTTTTGAGCTGGAgtcccctcctcctgcagcccgtTTCCAAGGACTGTAATGAAAAACCAGGATGGAATTCATCCGGAGTCGCCCTAAATGGTTCTGGGGACCTtcggcagctccagctgcaggaaaCCTGA
- the VSIG10L2 gene encoding V-set and immunoglobulin domain-containing protein 10-like 2, whose product MERGRGPSPRRGPWILLLLPALAGGQPLVASEVGYEERAVTGVRGQAVELSCGTVASAPPAVVFWSFAGGSGPPRAVAVGSGQEVAVAAGAGTLGRVTLRNGTLELQELRAAAQGRFLCQGLFPQHGRLRVGYAAILLRVLVPVSKPFVRPTAAAAAEGTAVALTCAVREGTEPLSFSWQHREPRRGPSASPAGLGGSGAELRLTPANRSHAGWYACTVGNEVNNRTSEPVYLDIVYGPDEPAISVEPFSPEQGGFSAGEREDVVLSCLAPSNPPSRYIWLHNGSQVHVGQTYVIAAIARAQAGTYTCLAENTHLQTRTQATIVLTVYYPPAGSPSCSAQATSDLQEVALRCRWMGGFPPARLRWVGPQEKEEEGVMGTSLSMATSIQPGAATRNGSSFSCLASHPALPQGAACGTTLWVPAGGPSCAAAATKGDEYVMLRCWWEGGTPPVTLRWRDGGDQPLGDPSSSTTVLVLSADGSLGGRDFVCAATHPLLATGPECRLRLEVPKLEAERSEVAVLEGGEARLACRHSGGNGDNLGATLVWYDPKEREVTPGLAKYRLEQGETWVNLTVGDTEWPGDGGTYRCTAANAVGTASLPVRLRVDRYPAPPNVTISKLRYTRARTEVRLEWRTQGAGNLTGFVVQRRQAKKPPRQVPGPWETAAGDIEPHSRDRRLGGLDPAVVYAFRVLAVNHRTAGHPSEVQTPAEPPFEAYPAVMGAAVVGMLVATAASLLAMRWVAHHRDTLPRLHDLLFRTASPSAQEPMATPEDAETAASREEGAAPAPGDRAAPGTGTGTHRAMSLGALPHLAEPLSAPRDVTEDPPVNVTITVTAMP is encoded by the exons ATGGAGCGTGGCCGGGGACCGTCGCCACGGAGGGGACCCTGGATCCTTCTCCTGCTGCCAGCGCTGGCGGGGG GTCAGCCGCTGGTGGCCAGCGAGGTGGGCTACGAGGAGCGGGCGGTGACGGGGGTGCGGGGCCAGGCggtggagctgagctgtgggACGGTGGCATCGGCGCCGCCCGCTGTGGTCTTCTGGAGCTTCGCTGGGGGTTCGGGGCCACCGCGGGCCGTGGCGGTGGGCTCGGGCCAGGAGGTGGCGGTGGCCGCAGGCGCGGGGACTCTGGGCCGGGTGACCCTGCGCAACGGGAcgctggagctgcaggagctgcgggCGGCCGCCCAGGGCCGCTTCCTCTGCCAGGGGCTTTTCCCGCAGCATGGCCGGCTACGCGTGGGCTACGCTGCCATCCTCCTGCGTGTCTTGG TGCCCGTCTCCAAGCCCTTCGTGCGgccgacggcggcggcggcggcggaaggGACGGCAGTGGCCCTGACTTGTGCAGTGCGGGAGGGGACGGAGCCGCTGAGCTTCTCCTGGCAGCACCGGGAGCCCCGGAGGGGTCCCTCGGCATcccccgcggggctggggggctccgggGCAGAGCTGCGCCTGACGCCTGCCAACCGCAGCCACGCTGGCTGGTACGCCTGCACCGTGGGCAACGAGGTCAACAACCGCACCAGCGAGCCTGTCTACCTGGACATCGTCT ACGGCCCCGATGAGCCAGCCATCAGCGTGGAGCCCTTCTCCCCCGAGCAGGGGGGCTTCTCGGCAGGCGAGCGGGAGGACGTGGTGCTGAGCTGCCTGgctccctccaacccccccagccGCTACATCTGGCTCCACAATGGTTCCCAGGTCCACGTGGGCCAGACCTACGTCATTGCCGCCATCGCCCGCGCCCAGGCGGGCACCTACACCTGCCTGGCCGAAAACACCCACCTCCAAACCCGCACCCAGGCCACCATCGTCCTCACCGTCTACT ATCCACCCGCCGGGAGCCCCAGCTGCTCTGCCCAGGCCACCAGTGACCTGCAGGAGGTGGCCCTGCGGTGCCGCTGGATGGGGGGCTTCCCCCCGGCACGGCTGCGCTGGGTGGGCCcccaggagaaggaggaagagggggtgaTGGGGACGAGTCTTTCCATGGCCACCAGCATCCAGCCAGGGGCAGCCACCAGGAAcggcagctccttctcctgcctggCCTCCCACCCTGCGCTGCCACAGGGGGCTGCCTGCGGGACCACCCTGT GGGTCCCAGCCGGCGGCCCCTCCTGCGCGGCGGCGGCCACCAAGGGTGACGAGTACGTGATGCTGCGGtgctggtgggagggggggaCGCCGCCGGTCACCCTGCGCTGGCGGGATGGTGGGGACCAGCCCTTGGGGGACCCCTCGTCCTCCACCACCGTCCTGGTGCTGAGCGCCGACGGCAGCCTGGGGGGCCGGGACTTCGTCTGTGCGGCCACCCACCCGCTGCTGGCCACCGGCCCCGAGTGCCGCCTGCGGCTGG AGGTCCCCAAGCTGGAGGCAGAGAGGAGCGAGGTGGCAGTGCTGGAGGGCGGCGAGGCGCGGCTGGCGTGCCGGCACAGCGGTGGCAACGGTGACAACCTGGGTGCCACCCTGGTTTGGTACGACCCCAAGGAGCGGGAGGTGACGCCGGGGTTGGCCAAGTAccggctggagcagggagagacgTGGGTCAACCTCACCGTGGGTGACACCGAGTGGCCGGGGGACGGTGGCACCTACCGCTGCACCGCGGCCAACGCCGTGGGCACCGCCAGCCTCCCCGTCCGCCTCCGCGTGGACC GGTACCCAGCGCCCCCCAACGTCACCATCAGCAAGCTGCGGTACACGCGGGCGCGCACCGAGGTGCGGCTGGAGTGGCGGACGCAGGGCGCCGGCAACCTCACCGGCTTCGTGGTGCAACGGCGCCAGGCCAAGAAACCCCCCCGGCAGGTGCCCGGCCCCTGGGAAACGGCCGCCGGTGACATCGAGCCCCACTCCCGCGACCGGCGCCTGGGGGGGCTGGACCCAGCTGTGGTCTACGCTTTCCGCGTCCTGGCCGTCAACCACCGGACGGCCGGGCACCCCTCCGAGGTGCAGACGCCAG ctgagcCTCCCTTCGAGGCCTATCCGGCAGTGATGGGGGCGGCAGTGGTagggatgctggtggccaccgCAGCATCACTCCTGGCCATGCGCTGGGTCGCCCACCACCGGGACACCCTCCCAC ggctgcACGACCTGCTCTTCCGCAC ggccagccccagtgcccaggaGCCCATGGCCACCCCTGAGGATGCCGAAACGGCCGcaagcagggaggaaggagcagccccagccccgggagaCCGGGCTGCCCCTGGCACAGGTACCGGCACCCACAGGGCGA TGTCACTGGGGGCTCTCCCACACCTTGCAGAGCCGCTCTCAGCACCGCGGGACGTCACAGAAGACCCGCCAGTTAACGTCACCATCACTGTGACGGCAATGCCATGA